A region from the Aricia agestis chromosome 12, ilAriAges1.1, whole genome shotgun sequence genome encodes:
- the LOC121732380 gene encoding uncharacterized protein LOC121732380, whose translation MSSKLLVIVIVLALVYDAQAAPSRRSRAAAIEDTNRESKLEEKYKTTTTEAPKRNSRRNKALNLFGYFPPFLSSSLDYAEDDDDDITFSVNDDNFDGEDLSRTIPSKRRQQNKHKNGNQDAYSNDRLNSLQYDNSPIFYIRLPPTPYMFVPGLGYVSQPPSLGPPMPPMMPNPAQDPFINLPLDFVSNGKPTGVYQWSGAGFPPSPPVDPYYGGGQPMMPSRPSYNGYKPKPKPAPSNSKITNLKGPYVFNGKPGDSVYVLRDTYNSIYSDALQNFYP comes from the coding sequence ATGAGTTCCAAACTTCTGGTGATCGTGATCGTCCTCGCCCTAGTCTACGATGCGCAGGCGGCTCCAAGCAGAAGATCTCGTGCTGCAGCCATAGAAGACACCAACAGAGAGAGTAAACTAGAAGAGAAGTACAAGACGACGACCACAGAAGCACCGAAGCGCAACAGCAGACGTAACAAAGCGCTCAACTTATTTGGATACTTCCCTCCTTTCCTGTCTTCCAGCCTGGACTACGCTGAAGATGACGACGACGATATCACCTTCTCAGTCAACGACGACAATTTTGATGGAGAAGATCTCTCCAGAACGATTCCGTCCAAACGCCGCCAGCAGAACAAGCACAAGAATGGGAACCAAGATGCCTACTCCAATGATAGACTGAATTCTTTGCAATATGATAACTCCCCCATCTTCTACATACGACTTCCCCCTACCCCGTATATGTTCGTTCCTGGATTAGGGTATGTGTCGCAGCCACCGAGTCTAGGACCTCCCATGCCTCCAATGATGCCAAACCCAGCGCAGGACCCCTTCATAAACTTGCCTCTTGACTTCGTCTCGAATGGAAAACCGACTGGAGTGTACCAGTGGAGCGGGGCTGGTTTCCCACCGTCCCCCCCAGTGGATCCGTACTATGGTGGAGGTCAGCCCATGATGCCTTCGCGTCCGAGCTACAACGGCTACAAGCCCAAACCCAAGCCGGCTCCGAGCAACTCCAAGATAACCAACCTCAAAGGACCCTACGTCTTCAACGGCAAACCTGGGGACAGCGTTTACGTTTTGAGGGATACCTACAACTCTATATACTCGGATGCTCTACAAAACTTCTATCCTTAA